A genome region from Trichosurus vulpecula isolate mTriVul1 chromosome 5, mTriVul1.pri, whole genome shotgun sequence includes the following:
- the BID gene encoding BH3-interacting domain death agonist isoform X1 gives MDQHGTWNMDNRQTSLLLYNFLQCSSNTLFQAELKELGSELTREVCQDGHLEDDYELQTDGNRCYFEGSRAEGLDSERQEEIIRQIAVQLAQIGDKMENSIQPNLVNDLIQQLRNVNLPAEDKRRFLAATMEKVMQMQTVSLDLGQEKATLLLTMLLAKKVMTHAPYLFRSIFYITVDYINQNLLTRNLTRHDVN, from the exons catggtacctggaacatg GACAATCGACAGACCAGCTTGCTGCTGTACAACTTTCTGCAATGTTCCAGTAACACCCTTTTCCAAGCGGAGCTGAAGGAGCTGGGCAGTGAGCTGACCAGAGAGGTCTGCCAGGATGGTCATTTGGAGGACGACTATGAGCTGCAGACAGATGGCAATCGGTGCTATTTTGAGGGTTCCAGAGCAGAGGGGTTAG ATTCAGAAAGGCAAGAGGAGATTATCCGGCAAATAGCAGTACAGCTTGCTCAGATTGGGGACAAGATGGAAAATAGCATCCAGCCCAACTTGGTGAATGACCTGATCCAGCAGCTCAGGAATGTGAATCTGCCAGCTGAG gACAAGAGAAGATTCCTGGCTGCTACTATGGAAAAAGTTATGCAGATGCAGACAGTTTCTCTGGACCTTGGGCAAGAGAAAGCTACACTATTGCTAACAATGCTGTTGGCTAAAAAAGTTATGACCCATGCCCCATACTTGTTCCGAAGCATCTTTTACATCACTGTAGATTACATTAACCAGAACCTCCTTACAAGGAACTTAACCAGACAT
- the BID gene encoding BH3-interacting domain death agonist isoform X2 gives MDQDNRQTSLLLYNFLQCSSNTLFQAELKELGSELTREVCQDGHLEDDYELQTDGNRCYFEGSRAEGLDSERQEEIIRQIAVQLAQIGDKMENSIQPNLVNDLIQQLRNVNLPAEDKRRFLAATMEKVMQMQTVSLDLGQEKATLLLTMLLAKKVMTHAPYLFRSIFYITVDYINQNLLTRNLTRHDVN, from the exons GACAATCGACAGACCAGCTTGCTGCTGTACAACTTTCTGCAATGTTCCAGTAACACCCTTTTCCAAGCGGAGCTGAAGGAGCTGGGCAGTGAGCTGACCAGAGAGGTCTGCCAGGATGGTCATTTGGAGGACGACTATGAGCTGCAGACAGATGGCAATCGGTGCTATTTTGAGGGTTCCAGAGCAGAGGGGTTAG ATTCAGAAAGGCAAGAGGAGATTATCCGGCAAATAGCAGTACAGCTTGCTCAGATTGGGGACAAGATGGAAAATAGCATCCAGCCCAACTTGGTGAATGACCTGATCCAGCAGCTCAGGAATGTGAATCTGCCAGCTGAG gACAAGAGAAGATTCCTGGCTGCTACTATGGAAAAAGTTATGCAGATGCAGACAGTTTCTCTGGACCTTGGGCAAGAGAAAGCTACACTATTGCTAACAATGCTGTTGGCTAAAAAAGTTATGACCCATGCCCCATACTTGTTCCGAAGCATCTTTTACATCACTGTAGATTACATTAACCAGAACCTCCTTACAAGGAACTTAACCAGACAT